A genome region from Myroides fluvii includes the following:
- a CDS encoding DUF3108 domain-containing protein — MKKVLFVFYTFLCCATISFAQTKPQAFKAGEYLKFRVSYGILNAGIAELKLSEVNYKGKSVYHAKGIGYTTGLSKVFFKVYDDYQSYFDKEDVIPHRFIRKIDEGGYTKDQEGFFDYTKKNVLVKDYEKKKESTYPIVTDVQDIVSAFYYLRNHPKLDNLKKNETVEIDMFFDGEIFRFKLLYLGTSELKTKFGKVKALSFRPYVMAGRVFKEKESLTVWVSADANKVPLRIKASLAVGSLKADLEEYKGLVSTLKTEK, encoded by the coding sequence ATGAAAAAAGTATTATTTGTTTTTTATACCTTCCTATGCTGTGCAACAATTAGTTTTGCACAAACTAAACCTCAAGCTTTTAAAGCAGGAGAATACTTGAAATTCAGAGTCTCTTATGGTATTTTGAATGCGGGTATTGCAGAATTGAAATTGTCCGAAGTCAATTACAAAGGAAAAAGTGTATACCATGCGAAAGGTATTGGTTATACTACAGGACTGTCGAAAGTATTCTTCAAGGTGTATGACGATTATCAAAGTTATTTTGATAAGGAAGATGTTATACCCCATCGATTTATTCGAAAAATTGATGAAGGTGGCTATACCAAAGATCAAGAAGGTTTTTTTGATTATACCAAAAAAAATGTTTTAGTTAAAGATTACGAGAAAAAGAAAGAAAGTACCTATCCTATTGTCACTGACGTACAGGATATTGTATCGGCTTTTTATTACTTGAGAAATCACCCTAAATTAGATAATTTAAAAAAGAATGAAACGGTTGAAATCGATATGTTTTTTGACGGAGAAATTTTTCGTTTTAAATTGCTGTATTTAGGAACGTCTGAGTTAAAGACAAAATTTGGAAAAGTGAAAGCGTTGTCTTTCAGGCCTTATGTGATGGCAGGTCGTGTATTTAAAGAGAAAGAGAGTTTGACTGTTTGGGTATCTGCTGATGCAAATAAGGTGCCTTTGCGTATTAAAGCCAGTTTAGCTGTGGGCTCATTAAAAGCTGATTTAGAAGAGTACAAGGGATTAGTTTCAACATTAAAGACAGAAAAGTAA
- a CDS encoding homogentisate 1,2-dioxygenase → MPLYHRLGSIPPKRHTIFRKENGDLYYEQLFGTVGFDGMSTNMYHVHRPTQVKEIRKQYSVAPKIAKANNIQSYRLRGFQVEPENDFLESRKAVLTNSDCTIVLAAPKKSMEDYFYKNTDSDELIFIHKGTGTLRTFLGNLTFKYGDYLVVPRGMIYKIDFDTEDNRLFIVESKHPFYTPKRYRNWFGQLMEHSPFCERDIRRPENLETHDEKGEFLIKLRKQDEIFEMVYATHPFDVVGYDGYNYPYAFSIHDFEPITGRIHQPPPVHQTFETAGFVVCSFVPRLYDYHPDAIPAPYNHSNIDSDEVLYYVDGDFMSRNDIAPGHISLHPAGIPHGPHPGAAERSIGKTVTEELAVMVDTFKPLMVTEEAMKIADEKYYQSWLEEEK, encoded by the coding sequence ATGCCTTTATATCATCGCTTAGGGAGTATTCCCCCTAAACGTCATACGATTTTCCGTAAGGAGAACGGTGACTTGTACTATGAACAATTGTTTGGTACAGTTGGGTTTGACGGAATGTCAACAAACATGTACCATGTACACAGACCTACACAGGTGAAAGAAATACGAAAACAGTATTCTGTTGCACCTAAAATTGCGAAAGCAAATAACATTCAATCTTACCGACTAAGAGGATTCCAAGTAGAACCTGAAAATGATTTTCTAGAAAGCCGAAAAGCAGTTTTGACCAATAGTGACTGTACCATTGTATTAGCGGCTCCTAAAAAATCAATGGAGGATTATTTCTACAAGAATACAGATTCTGATGAATTGATTTTTATTCATAAAGGAACTGGAACCCTGCGCACGTTTTTAGGGAACTTAACCTTTAAATACGGCGATTATTTAGTTGTTCCAAGAGGAATGATTTATAAAATTGATTTCGATACGGAAGATAACCGCTTGTTTATCGTCGAATCTAAACATCCATTCTATACGCCTAAGCGCTATAGAAACTGGTTCGGACAATTGATGGAACACTCTCCTTTTTGTGAAAGAGATATTCGTCGTCCAGAAAATTTAGAAACGCATGATGAAAAAGGAGAATTTCTTATCAAGTTGAGAAAGCAAGATGAAATCTTCGAAATGGTATATGCTACGCATCCCTTTGATGTAGTGGGATACGATGGATACAACTATCCTTATGCCTTTTCTATTCACGATTTTGAACCGATTACAGGGCGCATTCACCAACCACCTCCAGTGCATCAGACGTTTGAAACCGCAGGTTTCGTCGTTTGTTCATTCGTACCGAGACTGTATGACTACCATCCAGATGCTATTCCAGCACCTTACAATCACAGTAATATTGACAGTGATGAGGTGTTGTATTATGTCGATGGAGATTTTATGAGTCGAAACGATATTGCACCAGGACATATCTCCTTACATCCAGCGGGAATTCCGCATGGACCACACCCAGGAGCAGCAGAGCGTTCAATCGGCAAAACCGTTACAGAAGAACTAGCGGTAATGGTAGATACATTCAAACCCCTTATGGTAACTGAAGAAGCAATGAAAATTGCGGATGAAAAATATTACCAATCGTGGTTAGAAGAAGAAAAATAG
- the pgi gene encoding glucose-6-phosphate isomerase: protein MLQAINPTSTAAWAKLREHFEQMKFIQMQDLFKEDASRGNSFNIQFDAFLLDYSKNKITKETLSYLTQLGEEVQLKQAIESLFTGGKINKTENRAVLHTALRDFTQQSTIKVDGVDVLEEIQETRGRIEQFVTAVVEGRYVSSTGQAFTDIVNIGIGGSDLGPKMVVNGLENYRNHLKTHFISNVDDDYLYAILNKLDPATTLVLIVSKTFTTQETVLNADKVVQWLSATVGHNNSSKHLVGVTAEVERAVAYGVDRAVIFPMWDYVGGRFSLWSSVGLSIALAIGYPNFEQLLKGAHKMDQHFRQAPFEHNIPVVCALLSVWYNNFYGYQTEAVVPYSQFLEKFPAHLQQMIMESNGKDKDRLGDQVTYETGTLIWGEVGVSAQHAFFQLFHQGTKVIPVDFIGFVNPFSEKDTNHTILMSNFFGQTEALLNGKEATRESEDEEPLIQNFREFSGNKPSNTLLIDKLTPESLGALVALYEHKTFVQGVIWNIYSFDQFGVEYGKVLAKNIQSEIVSNNVLKHDSSTAFLLNYYLRNRSV, encoded by the coding sequence ATGTTACAAGCTATTAATCCTACGAGTACTGCTGCATGGGCAAAACTACGTGAGCACTTTGAGCAAATGAAGTTTATCCAAATGCAAGACCTCTTCAAAGAGGATGCTAGTAGGGGAAACTCATTTAATATTCAATTTGATGCTTTTTTGCTCGATTATTCTAAGAATAAGATCACAAAAGAAACGTTGTCCTATTTGACCCAATTAGGAGAAGAAGTTCAATTGAAACAAGCAATAGAATCCCTATTTACTGGAGGGAAGATAAATAAAACAGAAAATAGAGCCGTATTGCATACGGCTTTACGCGATTTTACACAGCAATCAACAATTAAGGTTGATGGAGTAGATGTTTTGGAAGAGATTCAAGAAACAAGAGGACGTATTGAACAGTTTGTAACAGCTGTAGTCGAAGGGCGTTATGTCTCTAGTACAGGTCAGGCATTTACAGATATTGTCAATATCGGTATTGGAGGGTCTGATTTAGGTCCTAAAATGGTAGTGAACGGGTTAGAAAATTATCGCAATCACTTAAAAACCCATTTTATTTCCAATGTCGATGATGATTATCTCTATGCAATATTAAATAAACTAGACCCAGCTACTACTTTGGTGCTGATTGTTTCTAAAACTTTTACAACACAAGAAACAGTATTAAATGCAGATAAAGTAGTACAATGGCTTTCAGCCACTGTGGGGCATAATAATAGTTCGAAACACTTAGTCGGGGTTACGGCTGAAGTAGAGCGCGCTGTTGCTTATGGCGTGGATCGCGCTGTCATTTTTCCGATGTGGGACTATGTAGGGGGGCGATTTTCTTTATGGAGTTCCGTTGGTTTATCTATTGCCTTAGCTATAGGATATCCGAATTTTGAACAATTGTTAAAAGGAGCACATAAAATGGATCAACATTTTAGACAAGCACCTTTTGAACATAATATACCCGTTGTCTGTGCTTTATTGAGCGTGTGGTATAATAATTTTTATGGATATCAAACAGAAGCTGTCGTTCCTTATAGTCAATTCTTAGAAAAATTTCCTGCGCATTTACAACAGATGATCATGGAAAGTAACGGGAAAGATAAAGATCGTCTTGGCGATCAGGTGACGTATGAAACAGGGACGCTGATTTGGGGCGAAGTAGGCGTATCTGCACAGCATGCTTTTTTTCAACTATTTCACCAAGGGACTAAAGTTATTCCTGTCGATTTTATTGGGTTTGTCAATCCTTTCTCAGAGAAAGATACGAATCATACCATTCTGATGTCTAACTTTTTTGGACAAACCGAAGCACTGTTAAACGGTAAAGAAGCAACCCGAGAAAGTGAAGATGAAGAGCCTTTGATTCAAAACTTTAGGGAATTTTCAGGAAATAAGCCTTCCAATACTTTATTAATTGATAAGTTAACTCCAGAATCGCTCGGTGCCTTAGTTGCACTATATGAACACAAGACTTTTGTACAGGGTGTGATCTGGAATATCTATAGTTTTGACCAGTTTGGCGTGGAATATGGGAAGGTTTTAGCAAAAAATATTCAAAGCGAGATTGTTTCGAATAATGTATTGAAACACGATAGTTCCACTGCCTTTTTACTGAATTACTATTTAAGGAATAGAAGTGTTTAG
- a CDS encoding patatin-like phospholipase family protein has protein sequence MRRIIALLALVLAAGTGFAQEERPKVGVVLSGGGAKGLAHIGVLKVLEEQGVQVDYITGTSMGAIVGGLYASGYTATELDSIFSSIDATALIRDYIPRISKSFYEKKNDEIYALSLPFDKFKIGLPKAFSRGMYNYNLMNRLLAHVRHVRDFNDLNIPFLCIATNIETGKPVLIDSGYLPQAILASGAFPSLFAPVLIDDNHLIDGGIVNNYPIEELKALGADIVIGVDVQDGLKGIDDINGAADVLLQISNYSTINQMKNKIGETDIYIKPDISGYTVVSFDDGKAIIQRGVEAAEVQLEAIKKIGGKKDVLQKQFVPKYTDKIHVNSIDVNGLTRYTRRYVHGKLGFKPNSWVSFDDLEKGIDQLNGTDNFSSISYRFDQNDDGDKLVLDVVENPTKRYLKLGVHYDGLYKSAALVNVTQKNLLMKSDIASLDVAVGDNVRYNFNYFVDNGFYWSVGINSKYNQFSHDLRFKMLLGNDHFELPSDVDLASLPAKFNVDYKDIENRLVFQTFYQQKFLLAVGLEHRYFDIKSNTLNVKESNFDRSTYLGGFANFTFDTYDNKYFPRKGFMFKGEYKNYFYSSDYLNNFQNFSTITGNVGYATRLADKLFVDLRSRMGATIGNTPSMGFMYFLGGYGFADRDNIIPFYGYDLLSIAGNSYITGSLNLDYEIFKKHHINLSANFANVGEDIFSGSEWLFKSNYSGYAIGYGMQTMIGPIEVKYSYSPDTGGSYTYFSVGFWF, from the coding sequence ATGCGCAGAATTATAGCGTTATTAGCACTAGTATTAGCGGCAGGTACTGGTTTTGCCCAAGAAGAACGACCAAAAGTAGGAGTCGTGTTGAGTGGTGGTGGTGCAAAAGGACTCGCGCATATTGGTGTGCTAAAAGTTCTAGAAGAGCAAGGTGTGCAGGTCGATTATATTACCGGAACCAGTATGGGGGCCATCGTAGGAGGGCTCTATGCTTCGGGTTATACCGCTACCGAGTTGGATTCAATCTTTAGTAGTATTGACGCGACTGCGCTAATAAGAGATTATATTCCGCGTATTTCGAAATCGTTTTACGAGAAAAAAAATGATGAAATTTACGCGTTATCCTTGCCTTTTGATAAATTCAAGATAGGATTGCCAAAGGCTTTTTCTCGAGGTATGTACAATTACAACTTGATGAATAGATTATTGGCACATGTTCGACATGTTCGCGATTTTAATGATCTAAATATTCCCTTTCTCTGTATTGCAACCAATATTGAAACCGGAAAACCTGTGCTTATTGATTCGGGTTATCTGCCTCAGGCAATCTTAGCTAGTGGGGCTTTTCCCTCCTTGTTTGCTCCAGTGTTAATTGACGACAACCACTTGATTGACGGTGGAATAGTCAATAATTATCCCATTGAAGAATTAAAAGCTTTAGGTGCTGATATTGTGATAGGAGTAGATGTACAGGATGGATTAAAAGGGATTGATGACATCAATGGAGCGGCAGATGTATTGCTGCAAATTTCCAATTATTCGACCATTAACCAAATGAAAAATAAAATTGGGGAAACAGATATTTACATCAAACCCGATATCTCAGGCTATACGGTTGTTTCCTTTGATGATGGAAAAGCCATTATTCAAAGAGGGGTTGAGGCTGCAGAGGTACAGCTAGAGGCCATAAAAAAAATTGGCGGAAAAAAAGATGTCTTGCAAAAGCAATTTGTACCCAAGTATACAGATAAAATACATGTCAATTCAATAGATGTCAATGGATTGACCAGATATACAAGGCGCTATGTACACGGAAAATTAGGATTTAAACCCAATAGCTGGGTTTCGTTTGACGATCTTGAAAAGGGAATTGATCAGCTAAATGGAACGGATAACTTTAGCAGTATCTCCTATCGGTTTGATCAGAATGACGATGGAGACAAACTTGTGTTAGACGTAGTTGAAAACCCAACGAAACGCTATTTGAAACTGGGAGTTCACTACGATGGATTGTATAAATCTGCTGCTTTAGTAAATGTAACTCAAAAGAACCTATTGATGAAGAGCGATATTGCTTCTTTAGATGTTGCGGTTGGGGATAATGTGCGATATAATTTTAATTACTTTGTCGATAATGGTTTTTATTGGAGTGTGGGAATCAATTCCAAATACAATCAATTCAGTCACGATTTGCGCTTTAAAATGTTGTTGGGAAATGATCATTTCGAATTGCCTTCTGATGTTGATCTCGCTAGTTTACCTGCCAAATTCAATGTCGATTATAAAGATATTGAGAATCGCTTAGTTTTTCAGACCTTCTATCAACAGAAATTCCTCTTAGCTGTAGGGTTAGAACACCGCTATTTCGATATTAAAAGCAATACGCTGAATGTGAAAGAAAGTAATTTTGACCGAAGTACTTATTTGGGCGGATTTGCTAATTTTACGTTTGACACCTATGACAATAAGTATTTTCCGCGCAAGGGATTTATGTTTAAAGGAGAGTACAAAAATTATTTTTACTCTTCGGATTACTTAAATAATTTTCAAAATTTCTCCACAATTACTGGAAATGTTGGCTATGCAACGCGTTTAGCTGACAAGTTGTTTGTCGATTTGCGCTCGCGTATGGGGGCAACCATTGGCAATACACCTTCCATGGGATTTATGTACTTTCTTGGGGGATATGGGTTTGCTGATCGCGACAATATCATTCCATTCTATGGGTATGATTTGTTGAGTATAGCTGGCAATTCCTATATCACAGGATCGTTGAATCTAGATTATGAAATATTTAAAAAACACCATATTAACCTCTCAGCTAATTTTGCCAACGTAGGAGAAGATATCTTTTCTGGTTCCGAATGGTTGTTCAAATCTAACTATTCGGGTTATGCCATTGGATATGGGATGCAAACCATGATTGGGCCTATTGAAGTGAAGTACAGTTATTCACCAGATACAGGAGGTAGCTATACGTATTTCTCTGTTGGATTTTGGTTTTAG
- a CDS encoding tryptophan 2,3-dioxygenase family protein, with product MGQNPNVHLEGLLHGKPLTYWDYIQTDALLGLQIQRTLYPDEMVFIMYHQVNELLFKMILWEMEQLAVPTPIAVDVFTDKLMRISRYFDMLTNSFSIMGDGMDVDQYNKFRNTLAPASGFQSAQYRLIEFASTDWKNLIDKRYIHSLAENISEEEALEFMYWQAAGKNYKTGEKSYLLGAFEKKYSQTFVKAMKDYEKTNLWQKFVELPKEAQECPELIQAMKHYDYTVNVTWVIGHYKTALKYLESTGVTKEATGGSDWKKYMLPEYQKRIFFPALWSEEELENWGKGLV from the coding sequence ATGGGGCAGAACCCCAATGTGCATTTGGAAGGATTGCTACATGGTAAACCCTTAACGTATTGGGATTATATTCAAACGGATGCCTTGCTAGGGTTGCAGATTCAACGTACGCTATATCCTGATGAAATGGTGTTTATTATGTATCACCAGGTCAATGAGTTGTTGTTTAAAATGATTTTGTGGGAGATGGAGCAGTTAGCTGTTCCTACACCAATTGCAGTAGATGTATTTACCGATAAATTAATGCGAATTAGCCGATATTTTGATATGTTGACTAATTCTTTTAGCATTATGGGTGATGGAATGGATGTGGATCAATACAATAAGTTTAGAAATACGCTAGCGCCTGCGAGTGGATTTCAAAGCGCACAGTATCGCTTAATTGAATTTGCTTCGACAGACTGGAAAAATTTAATCGACAAGCGCTATATTCACAGTTTAGCAGAAAATATTTCGGAAGAAGAAGCGTTAGAATTTATGTACTGGCAGGCCGCGGGAAAAAATTATAAGACGGGCGAAAAGTCTTACCTGTTAGGTGCGTTTGAAAAAAAATACAGTCAAACTTTTGTTAAAGCAATGAAAGATTATGAAAAAACAAATTTATGGCAGAAATTTGTTGAACTTCCTAAAGAAGCACAAGAGTGTCCAGAATTAATTCAAGCCATGAAGCATTACGATTATACCGTTAATGTAACTTGGGTGATTGGGCACTATAAAACAGCGCTAAAGTATTTAGAAAGTACAGGAGTTACCAAAGAGGCAACTGGAGGAAGTGATTGGAAGAAGTATATGTTGCCAGAATATCAAAAGAGAATATTTTTCCCTGCTTTGTGGTCAGAAGAAGAATTAGAAAATTGGGGTAAAGGATTGGTTTAA
- the uvrC gene encoding excinuclease ABC subunit UvrC — protein sequence MQVKEELALQIQTLPDQPGVYQYFDKDGKILYVGKAKNLKKRVSSYFNKIHDNAKTNVLVKKIVRIKHIVVPTETDALLLENNLIKQLQPRYNVLLKDDKSYPWICIKKEPFPRVFATRRMVKDGSEYYGPYTSIKTVNTLMELIKELYAIRSCSYDLSLQNIRSEKFKVCLEYHIGNCGGPCEAHESTGQYDKKITEIRDILKGNFKESLKGFKTYMLELATEMRFEEAQQIKEKIELLENYQAKSTIVNPKIGNVDVFSIISDETNAYVNFLQVSYGAIIRSHNLELKKKLEETDQELLELAVVEIRNRFELLTKEVLVPFAIDLGEQIKITVPKMGDKKALLDLSERNAKFYRMDQLKQIKIVDPDRHVKRIMQQMMKDLRLPKEPRHIECFDNSNIQGTNPVAACVVFKDGKPSKKDYRHFNVKTVEGPNDFASMEEIVFRRYKRLLDENEALPDLIVIDGGKGQLGVALKSLENLGLRGKIPIISLAERLEEIFYPGDSYPLYLDKRSETMKVIIHLRDEAHRFGLTFHRNQRSKNAITSKLDDVPGIGEKTKTKLMNHFKSVKRIKEAAVEEIESVIGKAKTKVLLEHLK from the coding sequence ATGCAGGTAAAAGAAGAGTTAGCTTTACAAATACAAACGTTACCAGATCAACCTGGTGTGTATCAGTATTTTGATAAGGATGGGAAGATATTATACGTAGGTAAAGCTAAGAACCTAAAAAAAAGGGTCAGCTCTTATTTTAATAAAATACACGACAATGCGAAAACCAATGTATTGGTAAAAAAGATTGTACGGATTAAACATATTGTCGTACCAACTGAAACCGATGCGCTATTGTTGGAAAATAATTTGATTAAACAATTACAACCGCGTTATAATGTATTGTTGAAAGATGATAAATCGTATCCGTGGATTTGCATTAAAAAAGAACCGTTCCCCCGCGTTTTTGCTACACGTCGTATGGTCAAGGATGGCTCTGAATACTATGGCCCTTATACCAGTATTAAAACGGTTAATACCTTGATGGAGCTAATCAAAGAGCTCTATGCAATTCGCAGTTGTAGTTATGATTTATCACTTCAAAATATACGAAGTGAGAAATTTAAAGTCTGTCTAGAATATCATATTGGCAATTGTGGCGGTCCTTGTGAAGCTCATGAATCAACAGGGCAATACGATAAGAAAATCACAGAAATTCGCGATATTCTAAAAGGAAATTTCAAAGAAAGTTTAAAGGGATTCAAAACGTATATGCTGGAGTTGGCTACTGAAATGCGTTTTGAAGAAGCACAACAGATCAAAGAAAAAATAGAATTACTTGAAAATTATCAAGCTAAATCTACCATTGTCAATCCAAAAATTGGCAACGTAGATGTATTTTCCATTATTTCGGATGAGACCAACGCCTATGTTAACTTTTTGCAAGTTTCCTATGGGGCTATTATTCGTTCGCATAATTTAGAATTAAAAAAGAAATTAGAAGAAACCGATCAAGAGCTTTTGGAATTGGCTGTTGTTGAAATTCGCAACAGATTTGAACTATTGACGAAAGAGGTTTTGGTCCCTTTTGCGATTGATTTAGGGGAACAGATCAAAATTACCGTTCCTAAGATGGGAGACAAAAAGGCCTTGTTGGATTTATCCGAACGCAATGCTAAGTTTTATCGAATGGATCAGTTGAAGCAAATAAAAATTGTCGATCCAGACCGTCATGTGAAACGCATCATGCAACAAATGATGAAGGATCTTCGCTTGCCCAAAGAGCCACGCCATATTGAATGTTTTGACAACTCTAATATCCAAGGAACAAATCCAGTAGCGGCTTGTGTGGTTTTTAAAGATGGAAAACCAAGTAAGAAAGATTACCGCCATTTTAATGTCAAAACGGTTGAAGGACCGAATGACTTTGCCTCTATGGAGGAAATCGTTTTTCGCCGATATAAGCGTTTATTAGACGAAAATGAGGCACTTCCAGATCTTATTGTGATTGACGGGGGAAAGGGACAGTTAGGTGTAGCGCTAAAGAGTTTAGAAAATTTGGGACTAAGAGGAAAAATTCCAATCATCAGTTTGGCTGAACGTTTGGAAGAAATTTTTTATCCAGGAGATAGCTATCCGCTTTATTTGGATAAACGGTCCGAAACAATGAAAGTTATTATCCACTTAAGGGATGAGGCTCACCGTTTTGGTTTAACTTTTCACCGCAATCAACGCAGTAAAAATGCAATCACCAGTAAATTAGATGATGTTCCTGGTATTGGCGAGAAAACAAAAACAAAATTGATGAATCACTTTAAATCCGTGAAGCGAATCAAAGAAGCAGCAGTAGAAGAGATAGAAAGTGTAATTGGAAAAGCAAAAACTAAAGTTTTATTGGAACATTTGAAGTAA
- a CDS encoding M23 family metallopeptidase has product MLLAGLLLFASCKKEGEMEVSTDTEDETVEEIVAELYGFDLKDYVVTEDTIRSGDNLGKIFGDYNLNASDVHNIVTKVKDTINVRSIRAGQPYTLIKYKKNPDKLAAFVYHPNISGYQVIDLRDSITAYTKTYPVTIRRRTVASTIDGSLSASLSKEGVDQSLATRMSQIFAWSIDFFKLKPEDRFAVTIEEKFINDTVYVGISKVEAVYFNYRGKDLYSFPYQRPGAKGKDYYDEEGRPMKSMFLKAPLKFFRITSRYTKSRFHPVQKTWKSHNGTDYAAPTGTAIMTTASGVVERTGYTAGNGNYVKVKHNGTYSTQYLHMSKILVKKGQYVEQGQSIGLVGSTGLATGPHVCYRFWKNGVQVDPLGQVLPNSEPMDKKNMPAYKEHIQPLKVELDAMIKEKFNK; this is encoded by the coding sequence ATGTTGTTAGCAGGCTTGCTTCTTTTCGCTTCTTGTAAAAAAGAAGGGGAAATGGAAGTGAGTACGGATACAGAGGATGAAACAGTAGAAGAAATTGTCGCTGAGTTGTATGGATTCGATTTAAAAGACTATGTAGTAACAGAGGATACTATTCGGTCTGGTGATAATTTAGGCAAGATTTTTGGGGATTACAACCTCAATGCATCTGATGTACACAATATTGTTACCAAGGTAAAAGATACGATTAATGTTCGAAGCATCCGAGCGGGACAACCTTATACGCTAATTAAATATAAGAAGAACCCGGATAAATTAGCCGCTTTCGTTTATCATCCTAATATTTCGGGTTATCAAGTCATTGATTTGCGCGATAGTATTACGGCTTATACCAAAACGTATCCCGTAACGATTAGAAGAAGAACTGTTGCATCAACGATAGATGGATCATTATCTGCTAGCTTGAGCAAGGAAGGAGTAGATCAGTCTTTAGCGACGCGTATGTCGCAAATTTTTGCTTGGTCGATCGACTTTTTTAAGCTGAAACCCGAAGATCGCTTTGCTGTAACAATTGAAGAGAAATTTATTAACGATACTGTTTATGTTGGAATTTCGAAAGTAGAAGCTGTATATTTCAATTATAGAGGTAAAGATTTATATTCATTTCCCTATCAAAGACCTGGTGCTAAAGGAAAAGATTATTATGATGAAGAGGGACGTCCCATGAAGAGTATGTTCTTAAAAGCACCGTTGAAATTTTTTAGAATTACCTCAAGATATACGAAGAGTCGATTTCATCCTGTTCAAAAAACGTGGAAGTCACATAACGGAACAGACTATGCAGCTCCAACAGGTACGGCAATTATGACAACCGCTTCGGGCGTAGTTGAACGTACAGGATATACTGCCGGAAATGGAAATTACGTAAAAGTTAAACACAACGGGACCTATTCGACACAGTATTTACACATGTCTAAAATCCTCGTAAAAAAAGGACAGTATGTCGAACAAGGACAATCAATCGGACTTGTTGGAAGTACGGGTTTAGCTACAGGACCACATGTGTGTTATCGATTCTGGAAAAATGGAGTACAAGTTGATCCACTGGGACAAGTTCTTCCTAACTCAGAACCTATGGATAAAAAGAATATGCCTGCTTATAAAGAACACATTCAACCTTTAAAAGTAGAGTTAGATGCTATGATTAAAGAAAAATTTAATAAATAA
- the hppD gene encoding 4-hydroxyphenylpyruvate dioxygenase codes for MSKEVKSVEFGLEKIFEGAQDFLPLMGTDYVEFIVGNAKQAAHFYKTAFGFQSLAYAGLETGVKDRASYVLVQDKIRIVLTTPLTAESELNDHIVKHGDGVKVVALWVEDARQAYMETTSRGAKSYMEPVVEKDEFGETVRAGIYTYGETVHMFVERKNYTGVFLPGFMKWESDYNPEPVGLKYVDHMVGNVGWNEMNTWVKWYEDVMGFVNFLSFDDKQINTEYSALMSKVMSNGNGRIKFPINEPAEGAKRSQVEEYLDFYNGPGVQHIAVATDDIIKTVSQMRARGVEFLSAPPQAYYDAIPGRLGVHMDMMKEDIKELQKLSILVDADEEGYLLQIFTKPVEDRPTLFFEIIQRMGARGFGAGNFKALFESIEREQELRGTL; via the coding sequence ATGAGTAAAGAAGTAAAGTCGGTTGAATTTGGCTTAGAAAAAATATTTGAGGGAGCACAAGATTTCTTACCTCTAATGGGAACAGATTACGTTGAATTTATCGTAGGTAACGCGAAGCAAGCAGCACATTTTTACAAAACTGCTTTTGGTTTTCAATCACTAGCTTATGCTGGATTGGAAACAGGAGTGAAAGACAGAGCTTCTTACGTATTGGTACAAGATAAAATCCGCATCGTATTAACTACACCATTAACAGCGGAGTCTGAATTAAATGACCATATCGTAAAACACGGAGATGGTGTTAAAGTTGTTGCGCTTTGGGTAGAAGATGCGCGTCAAGCCTATATGGAAACAACAAGCCGTGGTGCAAAATCATACATGGAGCCAGTGGTTGAAAAAGACGAGTTCGGTGAAACCGTTCGCGCTGGAATCTATACGTACGGTGAAACGGTTCACATGTTTGTAGAAAGAAAGAACTACACAGGTGTGTTTTTACCAGGTTTCATGAAATGGGAAAGCGACTATAATCCAGAGCCAGTTGGATTAAAATACGTGGATCACATGGTAGGAAACGTGGGATGGAATGAAATGAATACTTGGGTGAAATGGTACGAAGATGTGATGGGATTCGTAAACTTCTTATCTTTTGACGACAAACAAATTAATACAGAATACTCTGCATTAATGAGTAAAGTAATGTCAAATGGTAACGGACGTATTAAATTCCCTATCAACGAACCAGCAGAAGGAGCGAAGAGATCACAAGTAGAAGAATATTTAGATTTTTACAATGGTCCTGGAGTTCAGCATATTGCTGTTGCAACAGATGATATCATCAAAACCGTTTCTCAAATGAGAGCTAGAGGGGTTGAGTTCTTATCTGCGCCACCACAAGCATATTATGATGCAATTCCTGGTCGTTTAGGTGTGCACATGGATATGATGAAAGAAGATATCAAAGAATTGCAAAAATTGAGTATCTTAGTTGACGCTGACGAAGAAGGGTATTTATTGCAAATCTTTACTAAACCAGTAGAGGATCGTCCAACTTTATTCTTTGAAATTATTCAAAGAATGGGTGCAAGAGGATTCGGTGCAGGTAACTTCAAGGCGCTTTTCGAATCAATCGAGCGTGAGCAAGAGTTGAGAGGAACGTTATAA